In Miscanthus floridulus cultivar M001 chromosome 8, ASM1932011v1, whole genome shotgun sequence, the sequence ATGCTGCTTCTTGAAAAAATAAGTTTCCCCAGAAGCAGTCAGGACATTGGCGACATTCTTCAATATAGTCAGCATTGCAACATTAATGTACTTCAAACTGAAAAGTAAAGAAAAATATTAAGAAATGAAGTAAATAAGTTTATAAAAGGCTTCCAATTTCAGTCCGAACTTCCTTGCTACAAGTACAAGGTTGAGTGAGGAACTGAGAATCGTTCACAGCTAATATGGAAAACATCAATACAAAATGTTCAACAAAACTACCAAAAAGGTTCAGGTTCATTATTGTACAAGGCACTAAATGAACCCTGAATAGAGCAGATTCATGAGACAGGCAACACATTTTCCAAAATTTAAAATCAACCAACTGTTAGCCAAATGAAATTCCTTGGTATTTTTTCAAAGAGAAATAGCCTAAGCATTTTAACCCAGAATATATCGAACTTCAATACTGATTGTAAAAACCACCATTACTACTTATGTGATCTGTATTTCTAGACTGGAAGGTGAGAAAACACTAGATGCATTCATAGTCCTTACCCTGAAGAGGGTAAACTCAAGTGCATAGAAAAATAAAATGACTGCTTAAAGCCAAGAAACAATTTGATACTCCATCAACAAATAATAAATCAGGTGTACAGATCTAAAAATAGCACAGCAAACAGTACTCAGACCAAACTGACGCTGAAGATCTGCTACATACCTAAACATGCTTGTGATCAGCATTGCAACAAAGATGATATTCACAGGTAACCAAACTTTGATTAGATTCCATGTCAGTGGTTCAGTTGGAACAGCACCGGACAGGGATAGTGTAGAAACTATGGTCACTGATACAATGTTCTGCAGTAACAGAACATGGAAAAGATGCTTTAAGGCAGGAACACAACTGTGTTGCATGAGAATTGGAAAGTAAGCACTAGTACTATACCTGGTATAACATCAAAAATACTGGAGCATTGAAACCATAGCCAGATAGAACAAATTTGTTGACTAAGATCATGCTGCATGATGATATACAGTAAGCCAGACCAGATAGGAAAGCCTGATTCTGAATCTTTGGGAGTCCGAGTGACTGTATAGAGCTCTCCCTTTCTTTTGAGGCCTTACCATCTTCCAAGTCATTGTCATCAACACAGAAGGACCTTGTCAACGATCTGGAGAACATGATACTCCATTATTATCCAGAAACATAGCAGATTGTGTTAACTTCCAGAGCAGTTGCTGCGGAGACATTTCATTAGATACTTAGATAAACAAGGTCGTGTTTgtgaatgtttttttttctttcagttATAACTATCTGTGGAGACATTTTCATTCAGATAGAGAAGATCAGTGTTTATGGAGTTATTGCGAGTTTCTAAGTTTTAACCAATTATCTATGATGAAGTAAACAGATGGGaaggaaaaagagagagaaaagaacaaATCACACCAATCAAGGGTCGCATACATGCCTGTTTCCAATTTCTCTCCTCACGGGACTTGCAAGTGCAGTGAACCCTGCATTCTGATTCCGAAATAGACTCTTTTCACCATTCATGAGAGGGCTACTTACACTCCCTGGTACATTTCTCCTAGGAGAGGCCTCAGAATCTGCAGGAACGTCTAACTGAAAGACTCTACAGGACAAAAGAGAATGGTTGTAAGTTGTAATCAATAGTAATCGAATTTGTTTGCAGGAAGCCTGCATCATCACACAGTGTTGTGTTAACATTGAACCATATTAGCTATGATATTGAAACTAAAATTTGAACATAAGGATCAagtcaaaccaaaatttgaacaTAAGGATCAAGCCAAATAATGAAACAGCTGACTATGATCCCAGGAATTATCTATGTGCTTCAACTCTGAATCACCAAGCTATTTCTAAAGCCAGGTTATTTATACAAAAGCAATAGGTGTGCACACGATTTCCATGTATATGGGCGGTTCAAGCTGTTTATTGCTGAAACTAAAAGGAGGCATGAGCATGATCCATTTCCATTTTGCTAGTCACTGACTTTCAATCCACTAATTTACCAGATTTGGATGATGACTCCGATGTTACTCTCATTAAGCAACATGGCTAAAACATTCTTAACTGCAGTCATTAACCTCAAGTTGTCAACAATTAGTGGTAATCTATTACCAAAACAGTTAGTAGTAACCTCAAGCGAAACATTTGGTAGTAAGGTAAAGATGCAGACAATTACTGTAGTAGTAACCTTGAGTTCAGAGCAGTTAGTAAACAGTTAGTAGTAAGCTGATTCCATGTATCCCACAGTCCAATTTGACTACAGTTATTACAAGTGTATCAGAAATCGAAGCCAGTAGCTTCATCTGTTTCAGTTACTACTATCAGAGGACCAGGTACGGGACTGTACGATGCCATGAAACAAAGCTGAAACGTGCAAGAGCAAGCAACTTGTGAGCGGCCACTGGTCAGCACAGCTGCAATTGATTGTCGTTTTCTGTGGGGAGGTAGAATCTATTTGCACCACCTGATGGCTGAGGTGAACCCGAGATCACCCACCCGGAACTAAATTTGACCCGCTGCCTATTCCTTTTGCTTCCAGTAAAACAGCGGCAAGCACGGAGTGAATCAATCAACAGGTAAACACACGAGACGAGCTGTCCGAGTCCCAAGCAGAGCAAGCGGAGGCGAGCGAGGAGCGAACCAGCAGGCTCCCCCAGCTGCAACGGAACCAGCAGCGGCCCGAGGCAAACCAAATTTCCTGATCGGAAGCAACGCGCGGAAAGGGGCGCACGGGGGCTTGGGCTACGAGACGAGGCACGGGCGCCGCGAGAGGTTGAGCTGAAGGCCTAGCAAGCTGGCGGGGAAGGAAGGGCCGGGCCGCGTGGTGGTGAggggagggaaggagggaggtCGATCGGGTGCTGACCTGGAGCCCATGGCGGCGGGGCTTTGCCGGCGTGGGAGGCGCCCCCCGTGGCGCGTGCGACGGCTCAGGACGGCGGCGCCGGGGAGGTGGTCGACGAAATGTCGCGGCGGGCCGGAGGCGTGGAGGCGCCCGGAACGGGCAGCGGGGGCCAGGCGACGACTCGGAACTAACGGAGCCGCTTCACCTGTTCCCTTCGCCTCCCTTCGCCTTGGAATGCTGGTCCTAGTAGTACTCTCCGAGAGGACGGCTCTGACTGGACGCGGGTCCCACCTGGCGGGGGCTCCTCTCCAGCTCAGCTCAACTCGCTGGCTGACTGGCCCGCCCAGGCTTCGGCCGTTCGGTTGCTGGGGGTCAACTCGCGGGTAGCGAGCAGTCCAGCCGCTGAGTCGTAGGGCCAACAAGTGTGCTGGCCCACGTGGCATTGAGGTGGAGAGGCGTAGCCCTGCTTCAGCTGCTGGGGCTTCGTACGAAAAATCCATCGGTTTGACCACAACCAAATAATCCAATCCACACATGGCATTCGCAGGCAGCCTTTGCGTGACTGATGTTCGACCGTGCTTGCTTCCCCTTCCTCTCGAATTTGAACCGTTCTTCTATTTTGCACGGATGCTACTGTTGCGTCCGTGCTTCGTTTTGATCCAATCTGATGTGGTTTTGGTTCTTGGACAGCAGGTACATTGTGGAATGTGGAGGTGTACAGATACAGTACTTCCAAGAAGAAATGCTCGTTTTCAAAGGACAAAGGAGTGTATTTCTAACTATTGTAGTGCTAGGTTAAACCACCTTTTAGTTTACAATTTTTTAACAAAAGTAGTTTAATATTTGTTACATTAACATAAATATAATttgggccgcgtttagttcgccGAAGTTGCCGTCGCCTGGTTTACTGTAGGTACAGTagcattttatttttatttgataataattgtccaatcgttgactaattaggctcaaaatgttcgtctcgcaaagtacgatcaaactgtgcaattagtttttgatttcatcaacatttagtactccatgcatgtaccgtaaatttgatgtgacgggaaatcttctttttgtatagtgccaaagtttgttTGGTGAAATTAAACATGGCCTTGATTCATCGTAAGAATATGTTATTACAGTACATGTATATTTGTTTCGTTTGTCTAGGAATGTTATTATTAATATCTAGGACGGAGATAAGGACTTCGACACACACCTATCGAGGCTCCACTCCACTCCGGCTCAGCTTGTAGCCCTGGTACTGAGTTGTGGGTTAAAAAAAGTGTTTGGCCCATGTGGCATTGATGAAAAAAATGAGCCGGATTAACGGACATAGCCATTTGCTTGGTCCACTGGGCTTAGAACGAAATTCATTAGTTTGGCCACGAAACAATAACTTAACATGGCAATCTTTGCCAGAAAAACACACTTTGTCTATGCATTTTTTTCTACCTTCTATCTTTgaattgtttatcttgttcctacgAAAGCATCGACAAATAACGTAGGCTGATATCCACGTCCCTGATCTTGCCCCAAAAACATGATACACGTAGGCCAAGATAGATTTAGGTGGTTTTAAGCATACAACTCTCAACGCAAGCCTTGACTCATCATTTCTCCTTTCTCTTAAAGTGATTCTTCTCTCTTTGTTTTTTCTTGCAGCTATAGCTTCACCGACGGTTCTGGAAGAAACGCTGAAACTCCATAGAACCATCGTCTTGTCGCATCTCTCCTTCGAGTGGTAACCAAGCCTATATGACTACTGGGCTATAAATCGCGTCGATGTGATGAGCCCACTCATAGTACAAAAAGCTATTGTTGTGGCTGGTCCATGGTGCATTTTTGGCCCAACTTAATGTGTTCTTTTATTTATGGTTGCAACCAACAGGTATATTGTGGAATGTGGGGGTATATGTGTCCTAGCACTTTCAACAAATACAAAATACGTATATATATAGGTGGAGTGACCATGGGATCTTCCATGTTTGACCTACAATATTTTACATTTAATTTGTTGTTGTTATATGTGTGCCTTCCTTGGTATGATCCGGATAATTGGATGACGGTGGACATGATGTCACTGTTTCTTTTATTCACAATCATATCCATGGCAAGGCAAGAAAACTATTCACTCCGTCCTATTTTTTGATAACCCACTCGGTCCTTTTGAATCTCCCATCTGCCGTCCCACACAAATTTGTCAtgttcgcttgaatttatcagcctggcttatcagccagTCATGATacaacgtttttctctcacaacaaatcagtttcagccggcttatcagccgcaaaaaCATTAACCGAACATCACAATATTTTTTTATTGGTCATGTTGTTTTCACAAAGCTGATGGATATCGGTTATATTGTCTAAAAGAATAATGTACTAGTAGTGTATACATGTTTTCAAACTCTGTTGACTTTTTTAATCTAAACTCTGGTGACTTATAGAAGAATGTTGCAAGGTACTCTCTTCGTCCAAAAAAAAATGCTCGTCTTTTGAGGAATCAAATACTTTTAAGTCTAGTCAAATTTATAGGAAAAAATTATGGAATGTCTTTTCATAATTACCCGATTTAAAGACACAAATGTGAATActatttattgtaaacttgatcaaacttgaacTACTTTAACAAACAAGCATGAATACTGTAGTTATATCTTTTTTCGGACAGAGGTAATAATAGATAAATAGCTTTACTGCCTTCAGTACGAAAGCGAACCTAGGGCAAAAGGAGCGGCTGATAAAAAAACAATGTGGAAAATGAGTTATCCTCGTTGATCAATTCGTGTGTGCACGAATAATATCACGGTAACCAACCTTTAAGATTATTATATATAGTATGCTCTAAGATTTAGGTTGTCAATTTAAAATTTTACTTGACCCAAAGTGAAAGAGTCTGAGCAGACCAGAGAATTTACCAAATTTCTTCAccgttttttcttcttctttttttcctaaaaaaaaagaGTGCTTCTCAATGCTACTTGGGCCACATCGCGTACATGGTACATGGCCCGATCCGTCTGTGCCTTCCTGCCGCtggatcgagaaaaaaaaagcaaCTCGGTTCCAATCGAACCGTCTGAcgcccgccgccgcacgcgcACTCCGCCGCCGGCCCTAGCCCCCAAATCGAAACCGTCCCATTCCGTCGGGGCCGGGTGGGTCCCCAATCcctgttcttcttcctcctccacgCTCCCGTCTCCGCCGTGCTAGGAACTTCCAACTCCCAAGCCCAGCAGCGTGTCTAGGGTTAGGGTCGCCCCTCCGCTCCTCCCTCGCTTCGCTCGTGTCCGGCAGGTGGCATCGCCGCCGCCGGAAGAGATGTCGCGGACGCTGGTGCAGCCGGTGGGGCAGAAGCGCCTCACCAACGTGGCGGTGGTGCGGCTGCGGAAGCACGGCCAGCGCTTCGAGATCGCCTGCTTCCCCAACAAGGTGCTCTCCTGGCGATCCCTCGTCGAGAAGGACATCGACGAGGTGCTCCAGTCCCACACCGTCTACTCCAACGTCTCCAAGGGCGTCCTCGCCAAGTCCAAGGACCTCACCAAGGCCTTCGGCACCGACGACCAGACCCAAATCTGCATCGAGGTAGGGTGGCTGTCCATCCCCTTTCCAACCCCCATTCAATCCAGATCCCGCAATCCTCCGTGCTAGACGCGCTCCTCGTTGTTGCTTCTGCTTCTTCAGATTCTGGAGAAAGGGGAGCTCCAGGTCTCCGGCAAGGAGAGGGAAGCGCAGCTCTCCAGCCAGTTCCGCGACATCGCCACCATCGTCATGGAGAAGACCATCAACCCGGAGACCCGCCGCCCCTACACCATCACCATGATCGAGCGCCTCATGCACGAGATACACTTCGCCGTCGACCCAAACCTCACCTCCAAGGAACAGGTACGTTACGTACCTAAGAGGACATCTGATGCCTTGTTGAGAGATAATGAGTTAATGACCACTACTGGAGTAGAACATTCTGGATTTCTGGTGGCTGTTTTGTTATTCTCCTTTGTGCTAGAATCTGTATCCATCATCTGTGGGGTGTAGCATATTCGTTGGAGATAAGTTATTAGCCTATATAATTGCTGGCATGGCCTCGTCACCAATCATCTCTAGACTACAATTGGAATCCATCATCACTATAGAAATTTTCgtgtttagtgttcaggcctgaCAATTGGCTGGATGTAAAAAAGATAGGTGACTTCCTATTTTCTATAGAATTGGTAATGCTGTGATATTGCTAATCGGTCAGGCTACTGATTATATTTAGTAGAGGTTTGTGTAGCACTGCACAATTCTGTATAAAATTTCTTGTTTCGTGTTTAGGCCTGACAATTGGCTGGACCTAAAAAGGTAGGTGCCTTcctatttttttttattataGAATCGGTAACACTGCAATATTGCTAATAGGTCAGGCGACGTTGAGCTACTGATTGAGTTTGGGTGTTTAGTTCTAtagaacactgaattcatcatcaTACATACGTACTGTAGGCTGTTACTCTTATCTATTTTTTCACTAACTAACCATTTTTCTGTTTTTTTATACTAACTTACTAAGATTAAAACAAGGAAATGATGCTGTGAATTTGTTTCACATTTTTCTCAGTGGAGTTGCAACTTATAACCTTTAGCCTTGATATATGTCCTGAACTCCTGATTTCTGGTGGTAATGTTTTCTGGTGATACTGCCTTTTAGTAGTAGCAGTTTGTGTAGCACAATTCTGTACAGAAATTTCTCTTCAGTGTTTAGGCCTAACAATTGGCTGGATGCAATTTTTTTATGGAATTTGGAATGCTGCAATATTGCTAATAGGATGGGCGGACGATTGAGTTTTTGTTTTAGGTTTAcaacactgaattcatcatcaTACACAGCATAAAGGATAGCATAGCTATAGTTTACATGGTCATTAATTTTGTACCTAACAAGCTAATACATCTTGATTTTGAATTTGTATATTTCAATGAATGATTATTGGCTGCATGTTTATATAGCATAGTAGTTAAAAACTTGTCAACTTTACCTGCATATAGAACGTGATGATTGTTGTAAAGCTACTTTGGCTAGTTAAAGTTTCTTTATCTACCATCTTACTCTATTTTTCTTATGTTTCTAAAAGTTATCAAGAAGCTCAAagagcatatagagtttggacaGTTAGAGACTTGCGTCAATGCACAATCAGCATGCCACATTAGCATATAGAGTGGGTTAGGACCCGTTTGGACCTAGATTATACCCAAAGCCAAGTTCATGGACCCAGAAATAGCATTTGAGAGTAGAGGGACCTAGGTGACACCTCTTGCCAAGTTGAAGGACTGGCCATAAATTTTCctcttatttatatatatatagtgttttGTGTGGTATATGTTAGCGTGTTCTGTGTGCATGATGCATGGATGGTTTGTGTAGTGCTGCTACCAACGACACTAGGCTAACTACCATTGGTTGCCGTGCCTGTGCATGTACTATCATTGGTGTTGTGCACCTATGTAACACGCCAGGGAGGTGCCGTATcccgtatcggatacgtatcTGATACGGACACGCGTCCGATACGTGATGGATACGTATCTGAAGAGTATccgattttttattaatttcgcgAATATTGAGTACGTCGGCCGATACGTATCTGCCCATTCGATACGGCCCAGCCCAACAAACACTCGCGCACTCCCTTCCTCTGTCCCCAACGCCAGCCCCCGATGCCCGCACTCCCGCACTTCGCGCCGCCTCCAGCGAACACGCGCGGTGATGCCTCGTCCTGCTCGCCGGCTGCCGGCGACGAGCCTCTGCCCCCGCTCGTCGGCGACGAGCCTCCGCCTCTTCTTGCTGGCCGCCGGCAACGTCTCTGTCCCCGCGACATGGATCCAGGCGTCCAACGACCTCCCGTGAGTTCATCCCCTTCCCCGTTCTCGATCTACTATATTTCTGCAGTTCATGACTTATTGTTGCTTGATTTCTTTGGTCCGCACTTCCTCTTCCTCTGTCCATTCTCGATCTACTCTGCTTTTGCATTTCTTAATTTCTTGTTGATTTTCTTTGTATGCAGTGGATGGCGTCTGGCGTCTCCAAATATGAGTAGATGGCTTCTCCTTTTTCCGTTCTCGATCTACTCTgcagcttgatgttgtggaatgTGGATGAGAGTGAAACAAATGAGGAAATAGGGAGTTGATGCGAGCCtgaatgccatttattaatagtaAAACGAATAATAGGACTTAAGTAGTTAAGTAGACTGCAATgttttattgttattagttttaaTATGCATTATTATCTTTTTAATTTTAAAATAGTAAAACGTATCCGCGTATCGGATTTTTTAGAAAATTGCCGTATCCGCATATCCGTATCCTCCCGATACCGAtacgcgtatccgtatccgtgctgCATAGTTGTGCACATACGGATCTGAAGTTCCAATGATCCGTCTCCATCGGCCGCCGTGGTAGTGCAATCGTGTGTCCCTTGTTGACAAAAGGTGGCAGCGGCACTGCTGCTGTTTAATATAATTAGGATAGCGAGATGGTGATGAAATTCGCTGTGGTTGTCAAGTTGGTACTGCCTTAGTCACTTTAGTTACTGATtacctgtctctctctctctcttggttcTAAAGGCATGGTTCGTATGTACAATACATAATCATTTTAGTAATACTAGGTTGAAttgcttttattttattttgcagATTAATTAGATTGCTTGCACTCTATATATCAATCGATCGGTTCCTTTTCTTCTTATGCAGTGTGCCTTTAAAACATTAGCAGTGGAATCTTCCACAAACTCAGACACAATGTTGCCTGTCACCTACGGCCAAAGCATCTGACATGACGATAGCTACATGGCTTTGCCACATAGAGTCACTGCCAGAGGAGCCGTCGCCTTACCTTTGGTAGTTCCTGACATCATGATGTCACACAAAGGACCAGCCGAGTTGTCTATGCAATTTTTTGTTTCGGGCACGGTGACGCCAGgcaacaaaaagcaaaaaaaggAGGCTTCCAAGTTGTACTACAAACAACTAGAGGCCATTGCAAAGCTGAGTCAAATAAAATCAATGAGAAAAAATAACTCGGTTGTCAAATGACTGCTTTCACATAAGTTTGATACTTTGATTGCATGTTCAGCCGACCTAGTAATGGTGGCATGTGATCTATCCAGCGTGATGCCGGTTCCTAAACTTTTGCACAATACTGGTCTAATAACCACATTTGATTTGGGCAAAATAACTAAGGTGTTTCTAACACTTGAACGGACCCACCCACTCACTAGATTTGAAAGGGCACTTACAATCCGTAGATTAGCTTTTGGAAAGCATGGCATGGGCGAAAGGTTCATCATTATATAACTCACTGATTATTGCCAAGCCGGATCTTGAACCAGAAATAAATAGACATGGCCTTTTGGACATGTTGAGGGCTTGCCTGCTACAACACCATCGAAAAAACGTAGCAGGCAAGCCCTCAATATGTTGAATATTCTGAAGAGATGTCATTGGTCGATCCAAAAGGCCATGGCTATTTATTTTTCGTCAAGATCTGGCTTGACAACAATCAGTGAGTTATACAATGAACCTTTCACCTATGCCATGCTTTACAAAAGCTGTTCTACGGATTGTAAATGTCTTCTCAAATCTGGTGAACCTTAGTTATTTTTCTCAAATCAAATGCGTTTATTAGACTAGTATTGTCCCGAAGATTAGGAACGGATAGATCATGTGTCGACATTACTATGCCGGTTGAATATGCAATCAAACTAAGGCGGAAGTAGTCATTTGATAGCAACCGAGTTATTTTTTTCTCACTGATTTTCTTTGACTCAGCTTTGAAGTAGTACAACTTGGAAGCCTCCTTTTGGCCTTTTGTTGTGGTCAAATGACTACTTTCGCCTTAGTTCGATTGTAGTCCTAACTCGCTCTGTACGCTGATGTGGCACACTGACTGTGGATTGACTTAAGTCTCTGCTTTGGGTATCTACTTTGTGGCACGCTGTGTAAGTTAAACCTACTTTGGTCTTGTAGGCTCTAAAAGTTATCAAGAAGCTCATAGAGCACTTCCCCATAAAGCGTGCACCACTGAGGGTGCGGTTCACTGCACCAAAACCCAATTTTCCAGGCCTTATGGAGAAGATTGGCGAATGGAATGCTACCATCATTTCAAAGGATGAATTGAGCACTCAGCCTTCTGTTGTAAGTCTACTGGTTCTTGTTTTCTGTGGTTATTCCTACATCACATATTGTGAATTGGTGTGGTTGTTCCTACATCACATGATTGTGAATTGGTAATTTGGTATGGAATTTGTACTCAGAGTTCCCTTTTTCACTTGAGCAATTTCGAAAAAAATAGGAACAGAATGTCATAGAGGATAAAAGgttctttttttttgtgtgtgtgggcAGGGGCGGGGTTAAGCATAC encodes:
- the LOC136472593 gene encoding GDP-mannose transporter GONST1-like isoform X1, with the translated sequence MGSRVFQLDVPADSEASPRRNVPGSVSSPLMNGEKSLFRNQNAGFTALASPVRREIGNRSLTRSFCVDDNDLEDGKASKERESSIQSLGLPKIQNQAFLSGLAYCISSCSMILVNKFVLSGYGFNAPVFLMLYQNIVSVTIVSTLSLSGAVPTEPLTWNLIKVWLPVNIIFVAMLITSMFSLKYINVAMLTILKNVANVLTASGETYFFKKQHGTQVWIALMLMIISAVAGGITDLSFHAVGYIWQTLNCFLTASYSLTLRHVMDSAKQATKSGNLNELSMVLLNNVLSLPLGIILVLGLNEVEYLLETPLLRMPEFWLVITASGVLGLGISFTSMWFLHQTSATTYSIVGSLNKIPLSIAGIVLFNVRTSMQNSLSILFGLLAGVFFARAKLRDNSPT
- the LOC136476684 gene encoding uncharacterized protein; its protein translation is MSRTLVQPVGQKRLTNVAVVRLRKHGQRFEIACFPNKVLSWRSLVEKDIDEVLQSHTVYSNVSKGVLAKSKDLTKAFGTDDQTQICIEILEKGELQVSGKEREAQLSSQFRDIATIVMEKTINPETRRPYTITMIERLMHEIHFAVDPNLTSKEQALKVIKKLIEHFPIKRAPLRVRFTAPKPNFPGLMEKIGEWNATIISKDELSTQPSVVCEIEPSLLHSCEERLKDVQGRVEVLSVSAHAESGPSVGQHDSVEVPQAAPVKEPDAVAQISETMQKQSISTESQGNAQGKQQRRCKECDVLVEDKLYREHCKSGWHKHNYTRHKNGLPPLSQEECSVEMELADSKKDLKDYDF